From the Acaryochloris thomasi RCC1774 genome, one window contains:
- a CDS encoding amino acid ABC transporter substrate-binding protein: MKHRPFFRRAVVTGLFCLSTLTGCLPSLDSSGSSSSGRLQAILERGQLNCGISGELPGFSFVNPEGEYSGLDVDFCRAIASALFDDPNAVNYRRLNAKERFTAVQTGEIDVLSRNTTWTLSRDGSNRMAFAPVVFYDGQGMMVRKSSGIKTLKDFAGKSVCTQTGTTNEQNLSDQMRKLGVDYTPVVYEDINAAYKAYAEDRCQGVTSDRSQLLSRRSAFPQQDDHVILEEVMSKEPLAPAVADGDSQWLDVVTWVIYSTIEAEDLDIRSDNLDQFADSDDPVIQRFLGKEDNLGTGIGLPDDFAVRVIKNVGNYAEIYDRNLGPNTKLNLPRGQNKLAQDGGLLYAPPFR; the protein is encoded by the coding sequence ATGAAGCATCGTCCGTTTTTCCGTCGAGCCGTGGTGACCGGTCTTTTCTGTCTCAGCACGCTAACCGGCTGTCTTCCTAGCCTGGACTCTTCCGGTTCATCCTCTTCTGGGAGGCTGCAGGCCATTTTAGAGCGAGGGCAGCTCAACTGCGGTATCAGCGGCGAGCTGCCGGGATTTAGCTTTGTCAATCCTGAGGGCGAGTATTCGGGACTGGATGTTGATTTTTGTCGTGCGATCGCATCTGCTCTTTTCGACGATCCCAACGCCGTCAACTACCGCCGCCTCAACGCCAAAGAACGGTTCACCGCTGTACAAACCGGCGAGATCGACGTCCTCAGCCGCAACACCACCTGGACCCTCAGCCGTGACGGATCGAACCGGATGGCCTTTGCCCCCGTGGTTTTCTATGACGGCCAGGGCATGATGGTGCGCAAAAGCAGCGGTATCAAAACCCTCAAAGACTTTGCCGGGAAATCAGTCTGCACCCAGACCGGCACCACCAATGAACAAAACCTCTCAGATCAGATGCGGAAGCTGGGGGTTGACTACACTCCTGTTGTCTACGAAGACATCAACGCCGCCTACAAAGCCTATGCCGAAGATCGGTGCCAGGGCGTCACTTCAGATCGGTCTCAGCTCCTCTCGCGCCGCAGTGCCTTCCCGCAACAGGACGATCACGTCATTCTTGAAGAGGTTATGTCCAAAGAGCCCCTTGCGCCAGCCGTCGCTGATGGTGATTCTCAATGGTTAGATGTAGTCACATGGGTCATTTACAGCACCATAGAAGCCGAAGATCTAGACATTCGCTCCGATAATCTCGATCAGTTTGCTGATAGCGACGATCCTGTTATTCAGAGATTTCTCGGCAAAGAAGATAACCTGGGGACCGGTATCGGTCTCCCTGATGACTTCGCCGTCCGCGTGATCAAAAACGTTGGTAATTACGCTGAAATTTACGATCGCAACCTCGGCCCCAACACAAAGCTCAACCTACCCCGAGGCCAAAATAAGCTAGCGCAGGATGGTGGATTACTGTACGCCCCTCCATTCCGCTAA
- a CDS encoding calcium-binding protein has translation MPTFNEQTGTNNPFDGINVGSDSHPTFADIDDDGDLDLLIGDFSDGILNFFENTGSASSPSYVEQTGTNNPFDGISRSESTPTFADIDGDDDLDLVIGQSFGGLSFFENTGSATSPSYIEQTGTDNPFPSVGSNDSNSPFFADLDGDGDLDLVTGDGNGTINYVENTGSATSPSYIEQTGTNNPFDGFNVGFESQPVLADVDGDGDLDLVVGAGSGTINFFENTGSTTSPNYIEQTGTSNPFDGFNVGGESQPVLADVDGDGDLDLVVGNGPGTINFFENAGSPNGATPGPDRLSGTPDDDTLEGLDGRDRLNGRNGNDRIVGGNGSDTLLGEGGNDTLFGGSGIDLLFGGNGNDFLNGGNNNDTLQGQAGDDTLQGGSGNDILIGSTGSDLLQGGLDNDFLSGGSDNDTLVGQAGDDTLLGGNGLDRLIGTAGDDQLRGGFGNDTLNGGNDNDVLEGQAGSDRLIGGGGDDILVGGSSDDTLVGGVGSDTFRFGGGFNSLGTDTIIDLTSDDVMELSLSVFGLTGAIGDIIDMSEFASVSSLADAESSGASIAYNSNDGSLYFNANGAAAGFGTGGQFAQLNNTFDLQASQIELIA, from the coding sequence ATGCCCACCTTTAACGAACAAACCGGCACCAATAACCCCTTTGATGGGATTAATGTTGGAAGTGACAGCCACCCTACCTTTGCCGATATTGATGACGATGGGGATCTTGATCTACTGATCGGGGACTTTTCCGATGGCATTCTAAACTTCTTTGAGAATACGGGTAGTGCCTCTAGCCCCAGCTATGTTGAACAAACCGGCACCAATAACCCTTTCGACGGTATTTCTAGAAGTGAAAGCACCCCCACCTTTGCCGACATTGATGGCGATGATGATCTTGATCTGGTTATTGGACAATCCTTCGGTGGCCTGAGTTTCTTTGAAAATACAGGCAGTGCCACTAGCCCTAGCTACATCGAACAAACTGGCACTGATAATCCTTTCCCTAGCGTTGGTTCAAACGATAGCAACTCTCCCTTCTTTGCCGATCTTGATGGCGACGGTGATCTCGATCTAGTCACGGGAGATGGCAATGGCACGATAAACTACGTTGAGAACACGGGCAGTGCCACTAGCCCCAGCTACATCGAGCAAACCGGCACTAACAATCCCTTCGATGGGTTTAATGTAGGCTTTGAAAGCCAACCGGTCTTGGCTGATGTTGATGGTGATGGCGACCTTGATCTAGTTGTTGGGGCTGGCAGTGGCACAATCAATTTCTTTGAGAACACAGGCAGTACAACCAGTCCCAACTACATCGAGCAAACCGGCACTAGCAATCCCTTCGATGGGTTTAATGTGGGGGGTGAAAGCCAACCTGTCTTGGCTGATGTTGATGGTGATGGCGACCTCGATCTAGTTGTTGGAAATGGCCCTGGCACAATCAATTTCTTTGAGAATGCCGGGAGTCCCAATGGCGCGACCCCTGGTCCAGATCGCCTTTCAGGAACCCCTGATGACGACACTTTAGAAGGCTTAGATGGTCGAGATCGTCTCAATGGCCGAAATGGCAATGATCGCATCGTAGGCGGCAATGGTAGTGACACCCTCCTGGGTGAAGGTGGTAACGATACCCTCTTCGGCGGCAGCGGTATCGACCTCCTCTTTGGCGGTAACGGCAATGACTTTCTTAATGGGGGCAACAATAACGACACGCTGCAGGGCCAAGCGGGAGACGATACTCTTCAAGGCGGCAGCGGCAACGATATATTGATTGGCTCAACAGGAAGCGACCTGCTTCAAGGGGGACTCGACAACGACTTCCTGAGTGGGGGGAGCGACAACGACACGCTGGTCGGCCAAGCCGGAGATGATACTCTCCTAGGCGGAAACGGACTCGATCGTCTGATCGGCACTGCAGGTGATGACCAACTAAGGGGTGGCTTCGGCAACGATACACTTAACGGCGGCAACGACAACGATGTGCTCGAAGGTCAAGCTGGTTCTGATCGCTTGATTGGCGGCGGCGGTGACGACATTCTCGTCGGTGGCTCCAGCGATGACACACTTGTAGGTGGAGTCGGGTCTGATACGTTCCGATTTGGCGGTGGCTTCAACAGCCTCGGCACCGATACGATCATAGACCTTACCAGCGATGATGTAATGGAGTTGAGTCTGTCTGTCTTTGGTCTGACAGGTGCCATCGGTGACATCATCGATATGAGCGAGTTCGCCAGCGTCAGCTCTCTGGCTGACGCCGAAAGCAGTGGTGCATCCATCGCTTACAACAGCAATGATGGTAGCCTCTACTTCAATGCCAATGGCGCTGCAGCAGGCTTCGGTACTGGCGGTCAGTTCGCTCAGCTCAACAATACCTTTGACCTCCAAGCCAGTCAGATTGAGTTGATTGCCTAA
- a CDS encoding type I restriction endonuclease subunit R translates to MSVAITEAITTLAEAEQRFQLTRTEDEAFFCEWSQSLPSLTEKEKTDLTAMRRRYLYQRSEGHLLEGTITLLFASPLLTIAGFYDPPFRVRAEKAVQLNLEDSEEVLQGRLDVLVLKNQLWVVILESKKTALSIWSALPQTLADLMTNPHPKLPRFGMMTNGDDSVFVKLAPSDTQRQYNFSRVFAALTSDQETYRILQILQHIARITGKAEQKQPALPDGYCPLRKGK, encoded by the coding sequence ATGTCAGTTGCGATTACAGAAGCCATCACCACACTCGCAGAGGCAGAGCAGCGATTTCAATTGACTCGTACAGAGGATGAAGCGTTCTTCTGTGAATGGTCTCAGAGCCTACCTAGCCTGACAGAAAAAGAGAAGACAGACTTAACGGCCATGCGTCGTCGGTATCTCTACCAGCGATCTGAAGGACACTTGCTCGAAGGAACAATCACGCTCCTGTTTGCTTCTCCTTTGCTGACAATCGCGGGATTTTACGATCCGCCCTTCAGGGTTCGTGCAGAAAAAGCAGTACAGCTCAACCTCGAAGACAGTGAAGAGGTCTTGCAGGGCCGTTTAGACGTGTTGGTCCTTAAGAACCAACTTTGGGTGGTCATTTTAGAGTCAAAAAAAACAGCGCTTTCTATCTGGTCAGCCTTACCTCAAACACTTGCCGACCTAATGACAAATCCCCACCCCAAACTGCCAAGATTTGGCATGATGACCAATGGCGACGATTCAGTCTTTGTAAAGCTTGCTCCCTCTGACACGCAAAGGCAGTACAATTTTTCACGCGTCTTCGCAGCATTAACCTCTGACCAAGAAACCTACCGAATCTTGCAAATTTTGCAGCACATTGCTCGAATTACAGGAAAAGCAGAGCAGAAACAACCCGCATTGCCTGATGGATACTGTCCGCTCAGAAAGGGGAAATAA
- a CDS encoding TIGR03032 family protein: protein MTASLNEPRLSSTPGGDAGVAAPTLEATHSEGFGHWLQQQQLSLAFTTYQTNRLFCLGTTQAGKMALHERLFDKPMGLFAQDNRLYMSTRYQIWQLDNLLRPGELRQGCDLIYTPKLAHTTGDLNVHDVVIDASGELLFVNTDFNCLARLSPDYSFVPQWRPPFISKWVAEDRCHLNGLALREGKPAYMTACSSTNTAASWRHHRVDGGVVMDIQANEVIATGLSMPHSPRWYRGKLWLLNSGTGELGHIDFDSGAFVPLTFCPGFVRGMTFCGNVAVIGLSKLRSKSFTGLALEKRLTAAGDRPHCGLMVVDLETGNVLHWLRLEGVVEELFDVVVLPNVRQPQSLGFQSDEIERLVTFPEAEGIVVTKPTVKRPSLAGKAPVAGVPRTVWDGQSSSSTASVPSIAAALDSLKFQHVYHLTPENLADYDDFTFPRLRQRWSQQPQRGEMLGVSASVEGDMVAFGVAELLPDQSAEVISLWVTPEYRQQRIGQRLMAILEQKVCQEGCTKLLIAYEATALTQIEPLLKNLGWQALSQNHTQHRWHKNFAPQLEKEAPHPFEQGKAFAKQGDLDAAIACFTEALRQRPDHLAAYNQLGNAYQQLGQTEDAIATYQALLERNPNVAQAHANLGAIWQIQGKTGDAIASYQTAIALKPDLTVAHLNLAKLHATAGQQKNAAVHYQAALAADPQQVEAHYGLAKVSLTQDHLEQANACFRQVLKLQPEHSAALLELGFLSEAQGQLAVARACYQKLFNTCLEWQHLAAYQLSYVRRQLCNWQHDDARMTELLQRLETHIAQTDSPALAPLSLSVFPASPALHRAVNEHHAAQIQRRMAETKERCHFQHPQGPVDKLRIGYVSPDFRNHPVGWLMQDLFQYHDRDRFEIFAYSLRHAEDSVQANIEAGCDHFIDCSQLLPEESAHRIHADGIHILIDLAGYTTYSRPEIFALRPAPIQCSYLGYPDTTGSESIDYLITDEWVVPPALAAHCTEQVVYLPHQFVVSPTFAESCLPKAEIDQEVLKQGNLKQTRQDYGLPAKGFVFCCFNLHRKIEPTVFSVWMKILQQVPNSVLWLSDGPDPVKVNLRQAAQAHGVAAERLIFAPRLPFDEYLARYQFADLFLDTFSYGAGSTAICALSAGVPLLTHPGETNASRMGASICAAAGLEDLLICDSILTYEQRAVHLATHAEEMATLRQKLRGNRSNLPLFQPQQWISHWEETLEKL from the coding sequence ATGACCGCTTCTTTGAATGAGCCACGTTTATCGAGTACTCCTGGCGGTGACGCAGGTGTCGCCGCGCCAACGTTAGAGGCTACCCATTCTGAAGGGTTCGGCCATTGGCTGCAGCAACAGCAGCTCAGTCTAGCCTTTACGACCTACCAAACGAATCGCTTATTTTGTCTGGGCACGACACAGGCAGGGAAAATGGCGCTACATGAACGCTTGTTTGATAAGCCAATGGGCCTGTTCGCCCAGGACAATCGCCTCTACATGAGTACCCGCTATCAAATATGGCAGCTCGATAATCTGCTAAGACCCGGAGAACTGCGTCAGGGTTGCGATCTCATCTACACCCCAAAACTAGCGCACACAACCGGCGACCTCAACGTTCACGACGTGGTTATCGACGCATCCGGCGAACTTCTGTTTGTGAATACCGACTTCAACTGTTTAGCCCGTCTCAGCCCTGACTATAGCTTTGTACCGCAATGGCGACCGCCCTTTATCTCGAAATGGGTCGCCGAAGATCGCTGTCACCTCAACGGCCTCGCCCTGCGAGAGGGCAAACCGGCCTACATGACCGCCTGTAGCAGCACCAATACAGCCGCCAGTTGGCGTCACCACCGGGTTGACGGCGGCGTCGTGATGGATATCCAAGCCAACGAAGTGATCGCCACGGGCCTCTCAATGCCCCACTCGCCACGCTGGTATCGCGGCAAGCTCTGGTTGCTCAATTCAGGGACCGGTGAACTCGGTCACATCGACTTCGACAGCGGTGCCTTTGTCCCGCTCACCTTCTGCCCCGGCTTCGTGCGGGGAATGACCTTTTGCGGCAACGTCGCCGTGATCGGTCTATCAAAATTGAGGTCAAAATCTTTCACCGGTCTAGCGCTGGAAAAACGACTAACGGCAGCGGGAGATCGCCCCCACTGTGGCTTGATGGTTGTTGACCTAGAGACCGGCAACGTTTTGCATTGGCTGCGTTTAGAGGGAGTCGTTGAAGAGCTTTTTGATGTGGTGGTGCTACCCAACGTCCGCCAGCCGCAATCTCTAGGGTTCCAGTCTGATGAAATTGAGCGGCTAGTCACCTTCCCAGAGGCTGAAGGGATTGTGGTCACAAAACCCACGGTCAAGCGCCCGAGTTTGGCAGGCAAAGCCCCCGTTGCTGGCGTACCCCGCACCGTCTGGGATGGGCAGTCAAGCTCCTCAACGGCTTCAGTCCCGTCGATCGCTGCCGCTTTAGACTCCCTTAAGTTTCAGCACGTTTACCATCTGACACCAGAAAATCTGGCAGACTACGACGATTTCACGTTTCCGCGTCTACGGCAGCGCTGGTCACAGCAGCCTCAGCGCGGCGAGATGCTCGGCGTATCAGCGTCGGTAGAGGGCGACATGGTGGCCTTCGGTGTGGCTGAGCTGCTGCCCGATCAGTCGGCTGAGGTGATCTCGCTTTGGGTGACCCCAGAGTACCGGCAACAAAGGATCGGACAGCGGTTGATGGCAATTCTGGAGCAGAAAGTCTGCCAAGAGGGCTGCACTAAACTGTTAATCGCCTACGAGGCCACTGCCCTTACCCAGATAGAGCCTTTATTGAAAAACTTGGGCTGGCAAGCCCTCTCTCAGAACCACACCCAGCATAGATGGCACAAAAATTTCGCACCGCAGCTTGAGAAAGAGGCACCACACCCCTTTGAGCAGGGCAAAGCCTTTGCTAAGCAAGGAGATCTAGACGCAGCCATCGCTTGCTTTACTGAGGCCCTTCGCCAACGCCCCGACCACCTCGCCGCCTATAACCAACTGGGCAATGCCTATCAGCAGTTGGGGCAAACAGAAGATGCGATCGCAACCTATCAAGCCCTCTTAGAACGCAATCCCAACGTCGCGCAGGCCCACGCCAACCTAGGGGCGATCTGGCAGATTCAGGGGAAAACGGGAGATGCGATCGCATCCTATCAAACCGCCATTGCCCTCAAGCCCGACTTAACCGTAGCCCATCTCAATCTAGCCAAGCTGCACGCAACAGCAGGCCAGCAAAAAAACGCTGCAGTGCATTATCAAGCGGCCCTTGCAGCCGATCCCCAACAAGTAGAAGCCCACTACGGCCTTGCCAAGGTATCGCTGACTCAGGACCATTTAGAGCAGGCAAACGCCTGTTTTCGGCAGGTTTTAAAGCTCCAGCCGGAACACTCAGCCGCTCTATTAGAGCTAGGCTTTTTGTCTGAGGCCCAAGGGCAACTAGCGGTTGCTCGTGCCTGCTACCAGAAGCTATTTAATACCTGCCTAGAGTGGCAGCATTTAGCCGCTTACCAGCTTAGCTATGTGCGGCGGCAGCTTTGCAACTGGCAGCACGACGATGCGCGTATGACAGAGCTACTGCAGCGCCTTGAGACGCACATTGCTCAGACCGACAGTCCTGCCCTCGCCCCCTTGAGCCTGAGCGTTTTCCCCGCATCGCCAGCATTGCATCGGGCCGTGAACGAACACCACGCAGCGCAGATTCAGCGACGCATGGCCGAGACTAAAGAACGATGTCATTTCCAGCATCCTCAGGGGCCTGTCGATAAACTGCGGATTGGCTACGTCTCGCCTGATTTCCGCAATCATCCGGTGGGCTGGCTGATGCAAGATTTGTTTCAGTACCACGACCGCGATCGCTTTGAAATCTTTGCCTATAGCCTCCGCCATGCCGAAGATTCAGTGCAGGCCAACATTGAGGCCGGGTGCGATCATTTTATCGACTGCTCCCAGCTATTGCCGGAAGAGAGTGCTCACCGCATTCATGCTGATGGCATTCATATTTTGATTGATCTAGCGGGTTACACCACCTATTCTCGACCTGAGATTTTTGCGCTGCGTCCCGCACCAATTCAGTGCAGCTATTTAGGCTATCCCGATACCACCGGTTCAGAGAGTATCGATTATCTGATCACCGATGAGTGGGTCGTGCCGCCTGCATTGGCAGCTCACTGTACTGAGCAGGTGGTCTACCTACCGCATCAGTTTGTGGTATCGCCAACATTCGCAGAGTCTTGTTTGCCAAAGGCCGAGATAGATCAAGAGGTACTAAAACAAGGGAATTTAAAGCAGACCCGCCAGGACTATGGTTTACCTGCAAAGGGGTTTGTGTTCTGTTGTTTTAATCTCCATCGCAAGATCGAACCGACGGTGTTTTCGGTGTGGATGAAGATTTTGCAGCAGGTACCAAACTCAGTGCTTTGGCTCTCAGATGGGCCAGACCCGGTCAAGGTGAATCTGCGTCAGGCCGCCCAGGCTCATGGGGTTGCGGCAGAGCGATTGATTTTTGCCCCTCGGCTCCCCTTTGACGAATACTTAGCCCGCTATCAATTTGCTGATTTGTTTCTGGATACCTTCTCCTATGGAGCGGGTTCGACCGCAATCTGCGCGCTCTCTGCAGGAGTACCTTTGTTGACCCATCCAGGCGAGACCAATGCCTCACGGATGGGGGCCAGCATTTGCGCGGCAGCGGGCTTAGAAGACTTGCTGATTTGCGACAGCATATTGACCTACGAACAAAGGGCTGTGCATCTTGCAACTCACGCAGAAGAGATGGCGACCCTACGGCAGAAGTTACGCGGCAATCGCAGCAATTTACCGCTGTTTCAACCCCAGCAATGGATCTCTCACTGGGAAGAAACGCTAGAGAAACTCTGA
- a CDS encoding CAP domain-containing protein, with amino-acid sequence MSFVCRSVPSRTSSRLGISLKLGLMACSLAYGCLQPALPSAASTTSYRIAKQTSQSPNIATMEQQLLRQVNHQRQRYGLPALRRNPRLSQVARTYSQQMAAYNIYGHIGPSGETHRQRVEAAGLRAALIGENLMKVGYNRHPVALSVNGWMNSAGHRKNILLPQMTETGVGIWQRGSTYYVTQLYIEPKR; translated from the coding sequence ATGAGTTTTGTCTGTCGCAGCGTTCCTTCACGAACGTCATCCCGCTTGGGAATATCCCTAAAATTAGGGCTAATGGCCTGTTCATTAGCCTACGGATGTTTGCAGCCCGCCCTCCCTAGTGCGGCTTCAACAACTTCTTACCGGATAGCTAAGCAAACGTCTCAGTCACCCAACATTGCCACAATGGAGCAACAGCTTCTGCGGCAGGTGAATCATCAACGGCAGCGATATGGACTGCCCGCCCTCAGGCGAAACCCCAGACTCAGCCAGGTTGCGCGCACCTACAGTCAACAAATGGCTGCCTACAATATCTACGGACACATCGGCCCCTCAGGAGAGACCCATCGACAACGCGTTGAAGCCGCCGGTCTGCGCGCAGCTTTAATTGGTGAAAACTTGATGAAGGTTGGTTACAACAGACATCCTGTCGCTTTGTCAGTCAACGGCTGGATGAACAGTGCAGGACATCGTAAAAATATTTTGCTTCCCCAAATGACTGAAACGGGCGTGGGTATTTGGCAGCGCGGTTCAACCTATTATGTGACCCAGCTCTATATTGAACCCAAGCGTTAA
- the petP gene encoding cytochrome b6f subunit PetP produces the protein MKIGQKVRVARILDRLSGDASDKVGQMGVVKDYKMTDGSGVGVVVAFNDNSSSWFFEDELEGRR, from the coding sequence ATGAAAATAGGTCAGAAAGTCCGCGTTGCTCGCATCCTCGATCGCCTCTCGGGTGATGCTAGCGATAAAGTGGGTCAAATGGGGGTTGTAAAAGACTACAAAATGACGGACGGTAGCGGCGTGGGCGTTGTAGTAGCCTTCAACGATAACAGCAGCAGTTGGTTTTTTGAAGATGAACTCGAAGGTCGTCGATAA
- a CDS encoding peroxiredoxin-like family protein — MNTFNTFKQSQFQRVNDGEIAPILSGCESARRLLVMVWPQLGDFDSLEYAWWLRREAELLQEQGIVFRAVGIGDRNSGKKFCEYTGFPADCLYVDPKAELHQQLDLYPGLRLKVPGCSVAQNAYFSLLLMCAGIGSPGTLTEVFRGYKGDRNAPQLIADDEVVKATPLPPVKGELFKNVGGKGFQRPFELATLRLRNMAEVLGNWGTYVPDAAHITQRGGTFLFENGELVYEFCDRNILGFAANMSRPLEFLSMESQSETVVPTAS; from the coding sequence ATGAATACCTTCAATACTTTTAAGCAATCTCAATTTCAGCGCGTGAATGATGGTGAAATAGCGCCAATCCTCAGCGGCTGCGAGTCAGCTCGTCGCTTGCTAGTGATGGTGTGGCCCCAGTTAGGTGACTTTGATAGTCTTGAATATGCCTGGTGGCTGCGGCGAGAGGCTGAGTTACTTCAAGAGCAAGGTATTGTCTTCCGGGCGGTGGGGATTGGCGATCGCAACTCCGGCAAAAAGTTTTGCGAATATACAGGGTTCCCCGCAGACTGTTTATACGTCGATCCCAAAGCAGAACTCCATCAACAGCTCGATCTCTACCCTGGCCTAAGGCTTAAGGTTCCGGGCTGCTCAGTCGCTCAAAATGCCTATTTCAGTTTGCTGCTCATGTGTGCAGGGATTGGCAGTCCGGGAACGTTAACGGAGGTTTTTCGCGGATACAAGGGCGATCGCAACGCGCCTCAGTTGATTGCTGATGATGAAGTGGTCAAGGCGACACCACTGCCACCCGTAAAAGGTGAACTGTTCAAGAATGTAGGGGGCAAAGGTTTTCAGCGGCCCTTTGAGCTAGCGACGCTGAGGCTGCGGAATATGGCGGAGGTGTTGGGCAACTGGGGCACCTACGTTCCTGATGCAGCTCACATTACGCAGCGAGGCGGGACGTTTTTGTTTGAGAATGGAGAGCTGGTGTATGAGTTTTGCGATCGCAACATTCTCGGCTTCGCTGCCAACATGAGCCGTCCACTAGAGTTCTTATCTATGGAGTCTCAGTCTGAAACGGTTGTGCCCACTGCATCCTAA
- a CDS encoding Get3/ArsA fold putative tail anchor-mediating ATPase NosAFP yields MSFILTFLGKGGTGRTTVAIAAAKQYASQGKRVLLTTQDPGPVFEMLLGKPVGAEPQTVEPNLNAVQFQTAALLEKSWEQVKQLEAEYVRTPFFKNVYGQELGVLPGLESALSLNAIREYDASGDYDVIIVDGPGDQTTLRMLGMPEVLSWYIRRFRQVFADSDLGRTLSPFIQPISSAVLTVNWSGDNFAEPTQQVNNQLDEGKNAVADPRRVAAYLVTTSDETAIATARYLWGSAQQVGLTVGGVLLNQPSLSMKTATIEEQFAPLPIQSIPFRSGEHWQPLMSALPSFTEAEQAPQPITIDLAQQQVKLFLPGFDKKQVKLTQYGPEVTIEAGDQRRNIFLPSELRGKPVKGAKFQGSSLIISF; encoded by the coding sequence ATGAGCTTTATTCTCACGTTTTTGGGCAAGGGGGGGACAGGACGCACGACGGTTGCGATCGCAGCCGCCAAGCAATATGCCAGCCAAGGTAAGCGCGTCCTGCTGACCACTCAAGATCCAGGCCCAGTCTTTGAAATGCTGCTGGGCAAACCAGTCGGCGCTGAGCCTCAAACAGTAGAGCCAAACTTAAACGCTGTGCAATTTCAAACAGCCGCTCTTCTCGAAAAAAGTTGGGAACAGGTCAAACAGCTTGAAGCTGAGTATGTGCGTACCCCCTTCTTCAAAAACGTGTACGGCCAAGAACTAGGGGTGCTCCCTGGCCTAGAAAGTGCACTCTCCCTCAACGCCATTCGTGAATATGACGCCAGTGGAGACTACGACGTCATTATTGTTGACGGTCCTGGCGACCAAACCACACTGCGAATGCTGGGCATGCCAGAAGTCTTAAGCTGGTACATTCGCCGCTTTCGGCAGGTCTTTGCAGACTCTGATCTTGGCCGCACGCTATCTCCCTTTATCCAGCCCATTTCCAGTGCCGTACTGACGGTCAATTGGTCGGGTGATAACTTTGCCGAGCCGACCCAGCAGGTCAACAACCAACTTGATGAAGGCAAAAATGCTGTAGCCGATCCTCGTAGAGTCGCCGCTTATTTAGTGACCACAAGTGATGAAACGGCCATCGCAACAGCCCGCTATCTGTGGGGCAGCGCCCAACAAGTGGGCTTAACCGTTGGTGGCGTTCTTTTAAATCAGCCCAGCTTGAGCATGAAGACCGCCACCATTGAAGAGCAGTTTGCTCCCCTGCCCATTCAATCGATTCCATTTCGCAGCGGTGAACATTGGCAGCCCCTCATGTCAGCCCTGCCCAGCTTCACGGAAGCCGAACAGGCCCCCCAGCCCATTACAATCGACCTCGCGCAGCAGCAGGTCAAGCTGTTTTTACCTGGCTTTGATAAAAAACAGGTTAAGTTGACACAATATGGCCCCGAAGTCACCATCGAAGCTGGAGACCAACGGCGTAACATTTTTCTACCCTCAGAGTTGCGTGGGAAACCTGTTAAAGGCGCTAAGTTTCAAGGTAGCTCACTCATTATTTCCTTTTAA